Within the Nicotiana tabacum cultivar K326 chromosome 11, ASM71507v2, whole genome shotgun sequence genome, the region TTTGTGTTTTACCTTGTTTTAGTAAAGGGATATGGACTTTTACTTGTCATCTGAATCATACAGTAGGAAAAGTGCCCCCGCCCACCCACCCCCCGCCTCGAGTTGGATTTCCCAATAGCACTAGCTTTTGCTTTGGAGTTCTTTAGAGAGTAATCAAGAAAAAAAAGTTGGTAGAAGGTCACACACAAAAAGGTGTTGGATTATATTATTTTGATGAAAAAATATAGTTTCCTAATATTCCATATATTGTGTATAAAAACCATATTCTAAACCAACTGTCACTTTCCTCGAGGGGTGGGGGAGGAGCTAAAGTAACACAGGAAGTTTAATGGGATTCCCTTTGCCGAAAAATTATATTGCGTAAGTAGGAAAAAATAAtcatatttgtatatatataaattgttaaatttacTTAACATAAAAAAAGTTTCTAGTGTAGTGACAAGGTTATATAGGGTATTTGGACTTGCCGAGATAGTTTGGAAATTGGaggagtcccgaggggctcgcATGAGTTTCGGAGTGATTTTAAATTATCTTATGGGTAACTTAAAATTACTTTTAAGTAGTAATAGGTTTGAGTCCCAAGTGTGCTGCTCTTGCTTTTTCTATTCCCCTTGCTAGAATTTCTGGCTCTGCCACACTGGAAGATAGGGGCTCTGTCTTTCTGTACCTTATTGAGGTGCTCAATTTCTTACTATTACAAATATGATGGTATATGAGGATTTCAGCTGATGAGTGTAATTAATGTGTACTACAGAATTCTTAATTCataaaaatcttctattttgcagaTAGCAAAGAAGTAGTAGCAGAACAACTTAATAATCATAATGTTCATGAAAAGACAGCAATAGATGTTAACAGCAAATATGGCCATACTGAAGCTCATTTTGGTGGTAAAGGAGGAAATGGAGGGGAAGAATCTCGATCTCCTTCGAATCAGGGATCGTCGAATGTCATACCAATTTACGCTGCAAATGCTCACCACAATCACCATCGCGGTGCTGCAAGCTGCCACGGAAACCACAATGAATATCTAGCCTTCGTCGCTGCAATGTTCTTCGCTTGCATTGTACTTAAAGACCCTGTGTTTATTGAGTAAAAAGAGAGTACAACGTAGTCATTCTGAATCCCTGACTCGTCTCGTTTTGAGCCTTTGGCCTATATGACATTGGGTCAAATCTGTCTAGTGATTGTTGTGTACTCTGTTTGTTTCAACTTTGATTAGTTGTGGATGTATTAGGATGTTTATgtctttttgtttccttttttttcctacAAAACTTCCATTGTATAACATGTTGATTGGATAAGCTTTATAGTTCTGTATTCAGGATTTTATCagcttatttttcttctttttttctgcGGGTCTATTCACTTACCTATCGATTGATACTAGCTGATAACAATGAAAAGTGGAATAACTTGTTGAGAACTAGTTTAATAGACCTTAGGAGTTATGAGAAGTTCAAGATTTGTAACTATTTGAATGCAATGTAAACTGATTCAGACACTACTTTTatcgaaagaaaaaaaaagtatacAAAATAAGCATGACAAGATTgtgattttcccttatttttattttatttggttaaaccaaataatttaaatttaatagaTAAAAAGTAAAGTCAGCATTATTGgcgcagtctcgctttctgttggtggtaggtttttatgactaactattattttccttcattgttgatcaccttgctgtcttgtttttattttacttttatatgtctttttggtactgtcccttcttatctatatttttcattaatgtggtgcttatgctttcagtctctctatcctcacaaggtaggggtaaggtctgcatacacactatcctCTCCAAATATCACGGTGTAGGataatattgggtatgttgttgttgttgtaattaaaAAGTAAAGTAAGAACATAATGTAATTATGATTAAGTAATAAATGTGTTCATGTAAGATATGTGTCTTGCATTTATTGGTTTGATATAAATACTGAGTGAGGAATAGTGTATAGATTATTCAGAAAGTCCCTCAACAACAACAGCAAGCCCAGTGTAATTGCACAAATGGGGTTCCACAAATGGgatttggggagggtaatgtgtacgcagaccttactcctaccttgaGAAGGTAAAAGACGATGTTTCCGATAAACGCTCGGCTCGAAGTCAAAAAGTAATATATCCTGATTATCATGAATTTTACCACAAAAGGACAGATGTTCCAATCACTTCTCCAAGGAATCTTTAAAGTTAAATCAAGTGGACAACTTCATCAGCATCTGCTATATTTCTAGAATACTAGGAAACCCATACCATAGGTGAAAATCAAGATGCCCCAATTGCCTAACACCAACTACTATAAACTTATTATGTCAAAGAGTAGTATATATAAGCCATCCAATTATAGTCCACTGCATTTTTATAAGAAATACACATCAGATTATACGTTTTCTAAGCTTTCTTTTTATCCTGTTTTGAATTCAAAGGCATTATCTATATAAACTAACCTTTCCCTTTTAGGTTTTAAACCTAACTCATAGGCAAGTGCATGTATTTTCCTACTTAGATTAGTAGACAGACGTGCCCCATCTGCTACTTTGTTCTAAAAGAATCAATCTTCCCTTTTGTTTTTTGTCATAGTTAGTTATCATTCTTTTATTGGAATGAATACTAAAAGAGATAGGAATCAAGAAACTAAATAGTACTCTGCACCTAACTTTTCGGGAGGGTGGAGCTGGAAGTCCAGATACGGATTCAGCCGAACCCAGAAGTTTTTGCACAAAGAGCGTATTCGTATTAAAAAGTTcattaaatatatacatatatcaaatttagaaatcagtTATTAGCATAAAGTGAAATCCTGATTCTGCCTATGCTTTCCAGCCATAGATTTGTGGTACTTAGTTCTAATTCATCAAGAAATGA harbors:
- the LOC107771874 gene encoding uncharacterized protein LOC107771874; amino-acid sequence: MGTKKMIVMLLLAFYFSCGLYLAKILPSDSKEVVAEQLNNHNVHEKTAIDVNSKYGHTEAHFGGKGGNGGEESRSPSNQGSSNVIPIYAANAHHNHHRGAASCHGNHNEYLAFVAAMFFACIVLKDPVFIE